A section of the Sphingomonas ginsenosidivorax genome encodes:
- the moaB gene encoding molybdenum cofactor biosynthesis protein B yields MPIDLSATFLPVRIAVLTVSDTRGLADDRSGDTLVARLTEAGHVLADRRIEKDDADVIVQRLHSWIDDPEIDVVITTGGTGVTGRDVTPEAIERIADKMIPGFGELFRMLSYQTIGTSTVQSRACACVTRGTYIFALPGSTGAVKDGWDGILKDQLDSRHKPCNFVELMPRLLER; encoded by the coding sequence ATGCCGATTGACCTCAGCGCGACGTTCCTGCCCGTCCGCATCGCCGTCCTGACCGTCTCCGACACCCGCGGGCTTGCCGACGATCGCTCGGGCGACACGCTCGTCGCGCGGCTGACCGAGGCAGGCCACGTGCTCGCCGATCGCCGGATCGAGAAGGACGATGCCGACGTCATCGTGCAGCGGCTGCACAGCTGGATCGACGATCCCGAGATCGACGTCGTCATCACGACCGGCGGCACCGGCGTGACTGGCCGCGATGTCACCCCCGAGGCGATCGAGCGCATCGCCGACAAGATGATCCCGGGCTTCGGCGAGCTGTTCCGCATGCTCAGCTACCAGACCATCGGCACCTCGACGGTCCAGTCGCGCGCCTGCGCCTGCGTCACCCGCGGCACCTACATCTTCGCGCTGCCCGGTTCGACCGGCGCGGTGAAGGACGGCTGGGACGGCATCCTCAAGGACCAGCTCGACAGCCGCCACAAGCCCTGCAACTTCGTCGAACTGATGCCGCGCCTGCTCGAGCGATAG